A section of the Felis catus isolate Fca126 chromosome B2, F.catus_Fca126_mat1.0, whole genome shotgun sequence genome encodes:
- the SLC17A2 gene encoding sodium-dependent phosphate transport protein 3 isoform X2, with translation MDKKPSPKKAPGFCSLRYGLALIMHFSNFTMITQRVSLSIAIIAMVNSSQPHGLSNASAEGPLAETLSNPSTSIKEFNTGGMAWTGQFTIWAKWAPPLERSKLTSIAGSGAAFGSFIILCVGGLICQALGWPFIFYVFGSIGCVCCLLWFTVIYDDPTHHPCISVREKEHIVASLAHQSSSPRRSVPIKAMARCLPLWAIFTGFFSHFWLCTIIITYLPTYISSVLHVNIRDSGVLSSLPFIAASSCTILGGQLADFLLSRNLLRLITVRKLFSSLGLLLPSLCAVALPFVASSYVTTIILLILIPGTSNLCDSGFIINTLDVAPRYASFLMGISRGFGLIAGIISSTATGFLISQDSVSGWRNVFFLSAAVNMFGMFFYITFGQAEIQDWAKEKTITRL, from the exons ATGGACAAGAAGCCTTCGCCCAAGAAAG CTCCAGGTTTTTGTTCGTTACGCTATGGACTGGCTCTCATCATGCACTTCTCAAACTTCACCATGATAACCCAGCGTGTGAGTCTGAGCATTGCGATCATTGCCATGGTGAACAGCTCTCAGCCGCATGGTCTATCCAACGCCTCCGCAGAAGGACCTCTGGCAGAAACCCTCAGCAACCCCAGCACGTCCATCAAGGAATTTAACACAGGG GGCATGGCCTGGACAGGTCAGTTTACCATCTGGGCAAAGTGGGCTCCCCCACTCGAACGAAGCAAACTCACCAGCATTGCGGGGTCAG GGGCAGCGTTTGGGTCCTTCATCATCCTCTGCGTGGGGGGCCTAATCTGCCAGGCCTTGGGCTGGCCGTTTATCTTCTACGTCTTTG GTAGCATTGGCTGCGTCTGCTGTCTCCTGTGGTTCACAGTGATTTATGATGACCCCACGCATCACCCATGCATAAGCGTCCGGGAAAAGGAGCACATCGTGGCCTCACTGGCTCACCAG TCCAGTTCTCCTAGACGATCTGTCCCCATAAAGGCTATGGCCAGATGCCTACCGCTTTGGGCCATTTTCACGGGGTTTTTCAGCCATTTCTGGTTATGCACCATAATCATAACATACCTCCCGACCTACATCAGCTCCGTGCTCCACGTTAACATCAGAGAT AGCGGGGTTCTGTCATCCCTGCCCTTCATCGCTGCTTCAAGCTGCACGATTCTAGGAGGCCAGCTGGCAGACTTCCTTCTGTCCAGGAATCTTCTCAGACTAATCACTGTCCGAAAACTCTTTTCATCCCTAG GGCTCCTCCTTCCGTCTCTGTGTGCCGTGGCCCTGCCCTTCGTGGCTTCCAGTTACGTGACAACCATTATTTTGCTGATACTCATTCCTGGGACCAGCAATCTGTGCGACTCGGGGTTCATCATCAACACCTTAGATGTCGCCCCCAG GTACGCAAGTTTCCTCATGGGAATCTCCAGGGGCTTCGGGCTCATCGCGGGGATCATCTCTTCCACAGCCACCGGATTCCTCATCAGCCAG gattctgtgtctggaTGGAGGAATGTCTTTTTCCTATCTGCGGCCGTCAACATGTTTGGCATGTTTTTTTACATCACATTTGGACAAGCAGAAATCCAGGACTGGGCCAAAGAGAAGACCATCACCCGCCTGTGA
- the SLC17A2 gene encoding sodium-dependent phosphate transport protein 3 isoform X1 — MDKKPSPKKAPGFCSLRYGLALIMHFSNFTMITQRVSLSIAIIAMVNSSQPHGLSNASAEGPLAETLSNPSTSIKEFNTGASVYEWSPETQGIIFSSISYGIVVTLIPSGYLAGIFGAKQMLGAGLLISSLLTLFTPLAADFGVILVIVIRMIQGMAQGMAWTGQFTIWAKWAPPLERSKLTSIAGSGAAFGSFIILCVGGLICQALGWPFIFYVFGSIGCVCCLLWFTVIYDDPTHHPCISVREKEHIVASLAHQSSSPRRSVPIKAMARCLPLWAIFTGFFSHFWLCTIIITYLPTYISSVLHVNIRDSGVLSSLPFIAASSCTILGGQLADFLLSRNLLRLITVRKLFSSLGLLLPSLCAVALPFVASSYVTTIILLILIPGTSNLCDSGFIINTLDVAPRYASFLMGISRGFGLIAGIISSTATGFLISQDSVSGWRNVFFLSAAVNMFGMFFYITFGQAEIQDWAKEKTITRL; from the exons ATGGACAAGAAGCCTTCGCCCAAGAAAG CTCCAGGTTTTTGTTCGTTACGCTATGGACTGGCTCTCATCATGCACTTCTCAAACTTCACCATGATAACCCAGCGTGTGAGTCTGAGCATTGCGATCATTGCCATGGTGAACAGCTCTCAGCCGCATGGTCTATCCAACGCCTCCGCAGAAGGACCTCTGGCAGAAACCCTCAGCAACCCCAGCACGTCCATCAAGGAATTTAACACAGGG GCCTCTGTATATGAATGGAGCCCAGAGACTCAGGGTATCATCTTTAGCTCCATCAGCTATGGGATAGTAGTGACTCTGATCCCAAGTGGATATTTGGCAGGGATATTCGGAGCAAAACAGATGCTTGGTGCTGGTTTGCTGatctcctccctcctcaccctctttACACCGCTGGCTGCTGACTTCGGAGTGATTTTGGTTATTGTGATTCGGATGATCCAGGGCATGGCCCAG GGCATGGCCTGGACAGGTCAGTTTACCATCTGGGCAAAGTGGGCTCCCCCACTCGAACGAAGCAAACTCACCAGCATTGCGGGGTCAG GGGCAGCGTTTGGGTCCTTCATCATCCTCTGCGTGGGGGGCCTAATCTGCCAGGCCTTGGGCTGGCCGTTTATCTTCTACGTCTTTG GTAGCATTGGCTGCGTCTGCTGTCTCCTGTGGTTCACAGTGATTTATGATGACCCCACGCATCACCCATGCATAAGCGTCCGGGAAAAGGAGCACATCGTGGCCTCACTGGCTCACCAG TCCAGTTCTCCTAGACGATCTGTCCCCATAAAGGCTATGGCCAGATGCCTACCGCTTTGGGCCATTTTCACGGGGTTTTTCAGCCATTTCTGGTTATGCACCATAATCATAACATACCTCCCGACCTACATCAGCTCCGTGCTCCACGTTAACATCAGAGAT AGCGGGGTTCTGTCATCCCTGCCCTTCATCGCTGCTTCAAGCTGCACGATTCTAGGAGGCCAGCTGGCAGACTTCCTTCTGTCCAGGAATCTTCTCAGACTAATCACTGTCCGAAAACTCTTTTCATCCCTAG GGCTCCTCCTTCCGTCTCTGTGTGCCGTGGCCCTGCCCTTCGTGGCTTCCAGTTACGTGACAACCATTATTTTGCTGATACTCATTCCTGGGACCAGCAATCTGTGCGACTCGGGGTTCATCATCAACACCTTAGATGTCGCCCCCAG GTACGCAAGTTTCCTCATGGGAATCTCCAGGGGCTTCGGGCTCATCGCGGGGATCATCTCTTCCACAGCCACCGGATTCCTCATCAGCCAG gattctgtgtctggaTGGAGGAATGTCTTTTTCCTATCTGCGGCCGTCAACATGTTTGGCATGTTTTTTTACATCACATTTGGACAAGCAGAAATCCAGGACTGGGCCAAAGAGAAGACCATCACCCGCCTGTGA